The Alphaproteobacteria bacterium genome includes a window with the following:
- a CDS encoding nucleotide sugar dehydrogenase, which produces MTTTPRISVIGLGYVGLPLAIALAAHFEVVGYDRDADRLAELGRGRDDTREVNGDILKRARLTLTDDAAAMVGSDLFILAVPTPVDAANKPDLSILLDACTAVGEVMKTGAVVVLESTVYPGVTEDVCGPALAAASGLRAGIDFHLGYSPERVNPGDRAHGLSSITKIIAAQSPQVIALLERIYGPITGGNLFVAKDIRTAEAAKVIENTQRDINVAFVNEISMIFDKMGISTVDVLAAARTKWNFLDFRPGLVGGHCIGVDPYYLALAADNVGHRSDIILSGRRINEEMADYVARRVIEQLDADASPWRVLVLGLTFKENVPDLRNTKVADLAKALTAAGAEVVICDPLADAAKARHLFGVDIVASIAGLASFDAVIGAVAHDEFRDLSRADIVRLVKPGGLVAEVKEIWPASVIPDELRRWTL; this is translated from the coding sequence ATGACAACGACGCCGAGAATTTCGGTAATCGGATTGGGCTATGTGGGGTTGCCGTTGGCCATTGCGCTGGCCGCCCATTTCGAAGTTGTCGGCTACGATCGCGATGCCGACCGGCTCGCCGAGCTGGGCCGCGGTCGTGACGACACGCGCGAGGTCAATGGCGACATTCTGAAGCGGGCGCGGCTGACATTGACCGACGATGCGGCGGCGATGGTCGGTTCAGACCTTTTCATCCTCGCCGTGCCGACGCCGGTCGATGCGGCGAACAAGCCCGATCTGAGCATACTCCTGGACGCCTGCACGGCGGTCGGCGAGGTCATGAAGACGGGCGCCGTCGTGGTGCTCGAGAGCACCGTCTATCCCGGCGTGACAGAGGACGTTTGCGGCCCGGCGCTGGCCGCCGCGTCGGGGCTGCGCGCCGGGATCGACTTTCACCTCGGCTATTCGCCGGAGCGGGTAAATCCCGGCGATCGCGCCCATGGCTTGTCATCTATAACCAAGATCATCGCGGCACAATCGCCGCAGGTGATCGCATTGCTCGAACGGATTTACGGCCCGATTACCGGCGGCAATCTATTCGTTGCCAAGGACATCCGCACCGCCGAAGCGGCGAAGGTCATCGAGAACACCCAGCGCGACATCAACGTGGCATTCGTCAACGAGATCTCGATGATCTTCGACAAGATGGGGATTTCCACCGTCGACGTGCTGGCGGCGGCGCGGACGAAATGGAACTTCCTGGATTTTCGCCCCGGCTTGGTCGGCGGCCACTGCATCGGCGTCGACCCCTATTATTTGGCGCTCGCCGCCGACAACGTCGGGCATCGTTCGGATATCATCCTGTCGGGCCGGCGCATCAATGAAGAGATGGCCGACTATGTCGCCCGCCGCGTCATCGAGCAGCTCGACGCCGATGCGTCGCCGTGGCGGGTTCTGGTCCTTGGCTTGACCTTCAAGGAGAATGTGCCGGATCTGCGCAACACCAAGGTCGCGGACCTTGCCAAGGCGCTCACCGCGGCCGGCGCCGAGGTGGTCATTTGCGACCCGCTCGCGGACGCCGCCAAGGCGCGGCATTTGTTCGGCGTCGACATCGTCGCCTCGATCGCCGGCCTGGCCTCCTTCGACGCCGTCATCGGGGCCGTCGCCCACGATGAATTTCGGGATTTGTCCCGCGCCGATATCGTTCGACTGGTCAAGCCCGGCGGCCTGGTCGCGGAGGTCAAGGAAATCTGGCCGGCTTCGGTCATTCCGGACGAGCTGCGTCGCTGGACGTTGTGA
- a CDS encoding ribulose-phosphate 3-epimerase, with translation MQQAVRIAPSVLSADFARLGDEVRAVSEAGADYIHVDVMDGHFVPNLTIGPAVVAAIRDCTDLPFDVHLMISPVDSFVEAFAAAGADIITIHPEAGAHTHRSIQLIKSLGKKAGLALNPGTPVEAVDNLIGDVDLILVMSVNPGFGGQAFIPHQLDKIRALRSRIDALGRTIDLEVDGGINEATAAQAVEAGADVLVAGTATFSGGAAAYAGNIRRLRGAD, from the coding sequence ATGCAACAAGCCGTCCGCATCGCGCCGTCCGTCCTGTCAGCCGATTTCGCGCGGCTCGGCGACGAGGTGCGTGCGGTGTCCGAGGCCGGGGCCGACTACATCCATGTCGACGTCATGGATGGCCATTTCGTACCCAACCTGACCATCGGTCCGGCCGTCGTCGCGGCCATCCGCGACTGCACCGACCTGCCGTTCGACGTCCATCTGATGATTTCCCCGGTCGATTCCTTCGTCGAGGCGTTCGCCGCCGCGGGCGCCGATATCATTACAATCCACCCCGAGGCCGGAGCGCACACCCACCGTTCGATTCAACTGATCAAGTCGCTCGGCAAGAAGGCCGGACTCGCGCTCAATCCGGGTACGCCGGTCGAGGCGGTCGATAATCTGATCGGCGACGTCGATCTGATCCTGGTCATGAGCGTCAACCCGGGATTCGGCGGCCAGGCCTTCATTCCGCACCAGCTCGACAAGATCCGCGCCTTGCGCTCCCGCATCGATGCCCTGGGACGGACGATCGATCTCGAGGTCGACGGCGGCATCAACGAAGCGACGGCGGCCCAGGCGGTCGAAGCCGGCGCCGACGTGCTGGTCGCCGGCACCGCGACCTTCAGCGGCGGTGCGGCCGCCTATGCCGGCAACATCCGGCGCCTCCGCGGAGCGGATTAG